The DNA sequence AGCATATGAAAAACGGCTTCCCAATTCGTAATTGACGCTTTGCTCTGGATCTTCATCAGGCTGGTTGCTAGGTGGTGAAAATCCTTTATGAACCCCACCAAAAACTGAAATATTGTCAAAGTTATAATTGAAACCCATACCCGGAATGAAAACATCCACCTTATTTTCCCTCTCAGAAAGGTCGATACCCGTACGGTCAACATCGTTTGTGCCATAATTTTTACGCATAAGGGTCATGTTTTCATAGCGGAGGCCAGGCGTAAGGGTCAAATCGTTGTATTTGATCTTATATTGGGCATAGGCGGCAAAGGCGCGTGCATTGCTGATGCGGTTTGCATTTGTGCCAGGAATACCGGCATTTACCAAAACCATGGTGCCATTGTTCATCGAATAATCATCAATCCATTGAAAACGGTCTTCTTCGTCATAGTGGTAGCGAAACCCTATCTCGATGTCGTGAAATGTTTTTTCACCTGTCCAATGGTAATCGAGTTTGGTCTGCACTCCGGCGGCGTAATATTCCCTGTTGTTGGCACGGGCGTTCAAAAAGTCATCTCCATCACTGTTGACCGCACCGCGAACCAGGTCATAGTACCCATCAAAGGCCACGGGGTCACCCAAAACATTTGAAATACCCTCGCGTTGACCATTTACCGTAATAAAATCAACCTTATACCAGTTTCTCTCGAATTTGTTGTAGTATCCTGTGGTCGTAATCCTGAAATAATCGGAAAACTTCAGGGTGTGCGTACCCATAAACTGCAAATGCTCGTTGTTCATTTGATCGCGTTGTGAACCGGCGTAACGTGCAAACGGGTCGATATCAAAATCTTCTTGGGTCAGCCCTAAATAGGTTTCATTGGAGGTTTCATCTGAATACTGAAACTTTACTTCAAATGCTTGTCCGATTTCAGCTTCCGGATTGGTATTGACCCGAAACTTGGCCATCAAATCATTTTTGTCAAAACCGGTATTGTCAAAACCTTCCAACTCTTTAAATCCGTTAGAGTTGTAGTTCAAATATTCAATGGCATACCCAAAGTTCTTTTTGCTGTCACCTAACAGTGCATGTACCCTGCCGCTTTGAAAACTGCCATAGCTAGAGTTCAATACGGCACTAAAAGTGTCTGGAACCTCTGTGGAAAGCATGTTAATGGCTCCACCCGTGGTATACGGTCCATACTGTATTTGGCTGCTTCCCTTTAAGATTTCAACTGCCTGCATACGTGCAATTGTAGGAAAGTAATAGGCCGAAGGCGCACTATAGGGTGCTGGTGCGATCAATACGCCATCTTCCATAAGGGTGATTTTGGCACTTCGCTCAGGTGAGGTGCCCCTCAAGCTGATATTGGGGCGAAGACCGAATCCGTCTTCTTCATAGACATTTACACCTGGGACACTTCTCAAGGTGCGGTTCACATCGGTATAATTGAATTTCTTTATTTCTTGGGGAGAAATATAATAAGAAGATCCGGTACGGTTTCTGGCCTCGAACTTACTGCCAAAGATTTTCTTGGCTGAAATCACCACCTCGTTCAACCTAATCGAATCTAGCTGTTGTGGTGTTTGTTGTGAAAGTACTGATATTGAAAGAAGCGAAAAGAAAAGAATAAATCTGCCGTTCATCTTATTTAGACTGTTTAAAAATAAAGTGCAAACCTAATTCATAAAATTGAGTTAAAAAAGTTTATTTAGAACTAATAAAAATTACTTGGTGCTACCCTTTCAGTATCAATATATTATGGGGTGTTAAATTTGAAAATTTTTTGGAGGATGAAATTATTGACGTAGCGTTATATTGCATGATAGTGAAAAGTCATAAAACAACCCTTTGGGCAAGGCAATGGCCCATATATGCCTAGGATGGATTAATTGTGGTATATTTGCACGCAATTAATCTGTAATTGCAATGGAAGCCCATCTTCAAAAAATTGTCGGCGAAGGTCTCACTTATGATGATGTTCTTCTTGTGCCGGCCTATTCACAGATCCTTCCCAGAGAGGTCAATATCCAAACAAAGTTTACACGAAACATCACCATCAATGTGCCCATAGCCTCTGCCGCGATGGATACCGTCACCGAATCAAAGATGGCCATAGCCATGGCCCGCGAGGGTGGCATTGGCGTACTGCACAAAAACATGACCGTTGAGCAGCAGGCGATGAAGGTGCGCAGGGTGAAGCGAGCTGAAAGCGGTATGATATTGGATCCAGTGACGCTTCCGTTAAATGCTGTGGTTCGTGATGCCAAAGCCAGTATGAGAGAGCATAGCATTGGCGGCATTCCCATTGTTGCTAAAGACAGAAAACTGCTGGGCATAGTCACCAACCGTGATCTTCGTTTTGAAAAGAATGATGATAGGCCCATCACCGAGGTCATGACCTCAGAAAATCTGGTGACCGCTGTTAGGGGTACCACTTTGACAGAAGCGGAAGATATTCTTCAAGAGAACAAAATCGAAAAACTTCCCGTCGTTGATGATGACTATAATTTAGTCGGACTCATCACTTTTCGAGATATCACCAAACTGACCCAGAAACCCATTGCCAATAAAGACCAGTACGGTCGCCTTCGGGTGGCGGCGGCCATTGGGGTCACCCCAGATGCCGTCAACAGGGCAGGTGCTTTGGTCAAGGCCGGTGTCGATGCCATTGTCATCGATACCGCACACGGACATACCAAAGGAGTGGTCGATACCCTGAAACAAATAAAGGATGCCTTTCCAGAATTGGACGTGGTCGTGGGCAATATCGCCACGGGTGAAGCGGCCAAATATTTGGTTGAGGCAGGGGCCGATGCGGTAAAGGTCGGTATCGGTCCAGGTTCGATCTGTACCACTCGGGTGGTGGCCGGTGTCGGTTTCCCACAATTTTCGGCAGTACTTGAGGTGGCCGCGGCCATAAAGGGAAGTGGTGTTCCCGTAATTGCCGATGGAGGTATCCGTTATACGGGCGATATCCCTAAAGCCATTGCCGCAGGTGCCGATAGTGTTATGTTGGGCTCATTGTTGGCCGGAACAAAAGAATCTCCTGGCGAGACCATCATCTATGAGGGCCGTAAGTTCAAAAGCTATCGTGGCATGGGTTCGGTAGAGGCCATGAAAGAGGGCAGTAAAGATCGCTATTTTCAAGATGTCGAAGACGATATCAAAAAATTGGTGCCCGAGGGTATTGTGGGCCGTGTGCCCTACAAGGGCGAGTTGTATGAAAGTATGCACCAATTTATAGGCGGTCTAAGGGCCGGTATGGGCTATTGCGGCGCCAAAGACATAACTACCTTAAAAGAAACGGGCAAGTTTGTCAAAATCACTTTTAGCGGTATTGGCGAGAGCCACCCACATAATGTGACGATAACCAAAGAGAGCCCAAATTATAGTCGTTAGCCATTTATGGCCACGCAACTTATTTCAAAGATTTCATCTTCAATCAAAACATTGTTTGCATGGGAAAGTCAGTACTGGTACTTGTACTTTTCTTGTTACTACTGGGCTGCGATGAAGATGATAGCCTTAACCGACCCACCGATTTGATCGGTACTTGGTTATTGATCGAACAATATGCCGATCCCGGCGATGGCAGTGGCGATTTTAATCCGGTCAATAGTGACAAAATCATCATATTTTCTGCCGAG is a window from the Muricauda sp. SCSIO 65647 genome containing:
- a CDS encoding TonB-dependent receptor family protein translates to MNGRFILFFSLLSISVLSQQTPQQLDSIRLNEVVISAKKIFGSKFEARNRTGSSYYISPQEIKKFNYTDVNRTLRSVPGVNVYEEDGFGLRPNISLRGTSPERSAKITLMEDGVLIAPAPYSAPSAYYFPTIARMQAVEILKGSSQIQYGPYTTGGAINMLSTEVPDTFSAVLNSSYGSFQSGRVHALLGDSKKNFGYAIEYLNYNSNGFKELEGFDNTGFDKNDLMAKFRVNTNPEAEIGQAFEVKFQYSDETSNETYLGLTQEDFDIDPFARYAGSQRDQMNNEHLQFMGTHTLKFSDYFRITTTGYYNKFERNWYKVDFITVNGQREGISNVLGDPVAFDGYYDLVRGAVNSDGDDFLNARANNREYYAAGVQTKLDYHWTGEKTFHDIEIGFRYHYDEEDRFQWIDDYSMNNGTMVLVNAGIPGTNANRISNARAFAAYAQYKIKYNDLTLTPGLRYENMTLMRKNYGTNDVDRTGIDLSERENKVDVFIPGMGFNYNFDNISVFGGVHKGFSPPSNQPDEDPEQSVNYELGSRFSYAGFTGEVVGFYNDYSNLLGSDLAATGGTGSLDQFNAGEVKVQGIEVLLNYNLLPNAENFILPVTFGYTFTDTEFLNSFGSENDIWGEVNAGDELPYIAKHQFNTTISLEHSKYEINLSARYNGEFRTQAGSGNIPADERVDSNFIFDLAGKYRLGKNIAITANVINLFDETYAVARVPAGLRPGHPFGIYAGLELRY
- the guaB gene encoding IMP dehydrogenase, encoding MEAHLQKIVGEGLTYDDVLLVPAYSQILPREVNIQTKFTRNITINVPIASAAMDTVTESKMAIAMAREGGIGVLHKNMTVEQQAMKVRRVKRAESGMILDPVTLPLNAVVRDAKASMREHSIGGIPIVAKDRKLLGIVTNRDLRFEKNDDRPITEVMTSENLVTAVRGTTLTEAEDILQENKIEKLPVVDDDYNLVGLITFRDITKLTQKPIANKDQYGRLRVAAAIGVTPDAVNRAGALVKAGVDAIVIDTAHGHTKGVVDTLKQIKDAFPELDVVVGNIATGEAAKYLVEAGADAVKVGIGPGSICTTRVVAGVGFPQFSAVLEVAAAIKGSGVPVIADGGIRYTGDIPKAIAAGADSVMLGSLLAGTKESPGETIIYEGRKFKSYRGMGSVEAMKEGSKDRYFQDVEDDIKKLVPEGIVGRVPYKGELYESMHQFIGGLRAGMGYCGAKDITTLKETGKFVKITFSGIGESHPHNVTITKESPNYSR